One segment of Marvinbryantia formatexigens DSM 14469 DNA contains the following:
- a CDS encoding flavoprotein — protein sequence MDSKKKMLIGVCGSVGAVSLVNYISSLFQYYDIDLILTPNSTNFVQYKGFSTIINNCYTEEFDNIKPLHISLAANADVFLLLPASANTISKMAHGIADNLLTSTLLAYEKPVYIAANMNPKMWNNSIFQDNVTYLKKKGHIFINERGVAIEVSTGKEVYCDACMPTIQNLKNVLGLK from the coding sequence ATGGATTCAAAAAAGAAAATGCTTATAGGTGTTTGTGGCTCTGTGGGAGCTGTTTCACTGGTAAATTACATAAGTTCACTGTTTCAATATTATGATATTGACTTGATTTTAACTCCAAACTCTACAAATTTTGTGCAGTATAAGGGTTTTTCCACAATAATAAATAATTGCTATACGGAAGAATTTGATAATATAAAACCACTTCATATTAGTCTGGCAGCAAACGCAGATGTATTTTTACTGTTACCAGCAAGTGCAAACACTATTTCTAAAATGGCTCACGGAATAGCCGATAATCTGTTGACCAGCACTTTATTGGCATATGAAAAACCAGTATACATTGCTGCTAACATGAATCCCAAAATGTGGAATAATTCTATTTTTCAAGATAATGTAACTTACCTAAAAAAGAAAGGACACATATTTATTAATGAACGAGGTGTCGCAATCGAAGTAAGTACAGGAAAAGAAGTTTATTGTGATGCATGTATGCCTACAATTCAAAATTTAAAAAATGTATTAGGACTAAAATAA
- the tpiA gene encoding triose-phosphate isomerase, protein MARKKIIAGNWKMNMTPSEAVELVNTLKPLVANDEADVVFCVPAIDIIPVVEAAKGSNIQVGAENMYFEEKGAYTGEISPNMLTDAGVKYVILGHSERREYFAETSETVNKKMLKAFEHGLTPIMCCGESLEQREQGITMDWIRQQVKVGFLNVTAEQAKTAVIAYEPIWAIGTGKTATTEQAQEVCKGIRDCIAEIYDEATADAIRIQYGGSVNAATAPELFAQPDIDGGLVGGAALKPDFGKIVNYNK, encoded by the coding sequence ATGGCAAGAAAGAAAATCATCGCCGGAAACTGGAAAATGAACATGACTCCGAGCGAAGCAGTAGAACTTGTAAACACCTTAAAACCGCTGGTAGCGAACGATGAAGCAGACGTTGTTTTCTGCGTTCCGGCAATCGACATCATCCCGGTAGTGGAAGCCGCAAAGGGTTCCAACATCCAGGTTGGCGCGGAGAATATGTACTTTGAGGAAAAGGGCGCTTACACAGGCGAGATTTCCCCGAACATGCTGACAGACGCCGGCGTAAAGTACGTAATTCTCGGACATTCTGAGAGACGCGAATACTTTGCAGAAACCTCTGAAACAGTAAACAAAAAGATGCTGAAGGCATTCGAACACGGTCTTACACCGATTATGTGCTGCGGCGAATCTCTGGAGCAGAGAGAGCAGGGCATCACGATGGACTGGATCCGTCAGCAGGTAAAGGTTGGCTTCCTCAATGTAACTGCAGAGCAGGCAAAGACAGCTGTAATCGCTTACGAGCCGATCTGGGCAATCGGAACCGGCAAGACAGCAACTACCGAGCAGGCACAGGAAGTCTGCAAGGGTATCCGTGACTGCATCGCTGAAATCTACGACGAAGCGACCGCAGACGCAATCCGCATCCAGTACGGCGGCTCTGTAAATGCAGCAACCGCTCCGGAACTGTTTGCACAGCCGGATATCGACGGCGGTCTGGTAGGCGGCGCCGCTCTCAAACCGGACTTCGGAAAGATTGTAAACTATAACAAATAA
- a CDS encoding phosphoglycerate kinase — translation MGLNKKSVDDINAKGKRVLVRCDFNVPLKNGEITDETRIVAALPTIQKLINDGGKVILCSHLGKVKNGPNEGESLAPVAKRLSEKLGKEVVFVSDYNVTGEAATKAVEAMKDGDVVLLQNTRFRGKEETKNGEEFSKELADLADLYVCDAFGSSHRAHASVAGVTKFITAKGGENVVGYLMQKEINFLGNAVENPVRPFVAILGGAKVADKLNVISNLLEKCDTLIIGGGMAYTFLKAKGYEVGTSLVDDEKIDYCKEMMEKAEKLGKKLLLPVDTTIAKEFPNPIDAEIEVSVVDSNAIPADMMGLDIGPKTAELYADAVKSAKTVVWNGPMGVFENPTLAKGTIAVAKSLAETDATTIIGGGDSAAAVNQLGFGDKMSHISTGGGASLEFLEGKELPGVAAADDK, via the coding sequence ATGGGATTAAATAAAAAATCAGTTGATGATATCAACGCAAAGGGCAAACGCGTCCTGGTAAGATGTGATTTCAACGTTCCGCTGAAAAACGGCGAGATTACGGATGAAACACGTATCGTGGCAGCGCTGCCGACCATCCAGAAATTAATCAATGACGGCGGAAAAGTAATTCTCTGCTCTCATCTTGGAAAAGTGAAAAACGGCCCGAACGAGGGCGAATCCCTTGCACCGGTTGCAAAGAGACTGTCTGAGAAGCTTGGCAAAGAAGTTGTATTCGTTTCCGATTACAACGTAACCGGTGAAGCGGCAACAAAGGCAGTGGAAGCGATGAAGGACGGCGACGTGGTGCTTCTGCAGAACACCCGTTTCCGCGGCAAGGAAGAGACAAAGAACGGTGAAGAATTCAGCAAAGAGCTGGCAGACCTGGCTGATCTGTATGTATGCGATGCATTCGGTTCCTCCCACAGAGCACATGCTTCTGTTGCAGGTGTGACAAAATTCATCACAGCGAAGGGCGGCGAGAATGTTGTCGGCTATCTGATGCAGAAGGAAATCAACTTCCTCGGCAATGCGGTAGAGAATCCGGTAAGACCGTTCGTTGCAATCCTCGGCGGCGCAAAGGTTGCGGACAAGCTGAACGTTATCTCCAATCTTCTTGAAAAATGCGATACGCTTATCATCGGCGGCGGTATGGCTTACACCTTCCTGAAAGCAAAAGGATACGAGGTAGGTACCTCTCTGGTAGATGATGAGAAGATTGATTACTGCAAGGAAATGATGGAAAAGGCAGAGAAGCTTGGCAAGAAGCTGCTGCTTCCGGTTGACACCACCATCGCAAAAGAATTCCCGAACCCGATCGATGCGGAGATCGAAGTTTCCGTAGTAGACTCCAATGCAATCCCGGCTGATATGATGGGACTGGACATCGGACCGAAGACGGCAGAGCTCTACGCTGACGCTGTGAAATCCGCAAAGACCGTTGTATGGAACGGACCGATGGGCGTATTCGAAAACCCGACCCTTGCAAAAGGAACCATCGCAGTGGCAAAATCCCTGGCAGAGACAGACGCAACCACCATCATCGGCGGTGGCGACTCCGCAGCGGCAGTCAACCAGCTTGGATTTGGCGATAAGATGAGCCACATTTCCACAGGCGGCGGCGCATCCCTCGAATTCCTCGAAGGAAAAGAGCTTCCGGGCGTAGCAGCAGCAGACGATAAGTAG
- the gap gene encoding type I glyceraldehyde-3-phosphate dehydrogenase, whose amino-acid sequence MAVKVAINGFGRIGRLAFRQMFGAEGYEVVAINDLTSPKMLAHLLKYDSSQGKYELADKVSAGEDSITVDGTEIKIYAMADASQLPWGELGVDVVLECTGFYTSKAKAEAHIKAGARKVVISAPAGNDLPTIVYNVNHKTLKAEDTVISAASCTTNCLAPMAKALNDYMPIQSGIMCTIHAYTGDQMILDGPQRKGDLRRSRAGAVNIVPNSTGAAKAIGLVIPELNGKLIGAAQRVPTPTGSTTILNAVVKGKATVEGINEAMKAAATESFGYNTDEIVSSDIVGMRFGSLFDATQTMVVNLEDGTSQVQVVSWYDNENSYVSQMVRTIKYFSELA is encoded by the coding sequence ATGGCAGTAAAAGTAGCAATCAATGGTTTTGGCCGTATCGGTCGTCTGGCATTCAGACAGATGTTTGGTGCTGAGGGTTATGAAGTAGTGGCTATCAACGATTTGACAAGCCCGAAAATGTTGGCTCATCTGTTGAAGTATGACTCTTCTCAGGGTAAATATGAACTGGCTGACAAGGTAAGCGCAGGCGAAGATTCTATCACAGTTGATGGAACAGAAATCAAAATCTACGCTATGGCTGATGCATCCCAGCTTCCGTGGGGCGAGCTTGGTGTAGACGTTGTTCTTGAGTGCACAGGCTTCTATACCTCCAAGGCAAAAGCTGAAGCTCATATCAAAGCAGGCGCCCGCAAGGTTGTTATTTCTGCTCCGGCTGGAAACGACCTTCCGACTATCGTTTACAATGTAAACCATAAGACACTGAAAGCTGAAGATACCGTTATTTCCGCAGCTTCCTGTACAACAAACTGCCTCGCTCCGATGGCAAAGGCTCTGAACGACTATATGCCGATTCAGTCCGGTATCATGTGCACGATCCACGCTTACACAGGCGACCAGATGATTCTGGATGGTCCGCAGAGAAAAGGCGACCTCAGAAGAAGCCGTGCAGGCGCTGTAAACATCGTTCCGAACAGCACAGGTGCTGCAAAAGCTATCGGTCTGGTTATTCCGGAACTGAACGGCAAGCTTATCGGCGCTGCTCAGCGTGTTCCGACCCCGACAGGTTCTACCACGATTCTGAACGCTGTTGTTAAGGGCAAAGCTACCGTTGAAGGAATCAACGAGGCTATGAAGGCTGCAGCTACAGAGTCCTTCGGATACAACACAGACGAAATCGTATCCAGCGATATCGTTGGTATGAGATTTGGTTCTCTGTTCGATGCTACTCAGACAATGGTAGTAAATCTGGAAGACGGCACATCCCAGGTACAGGTTGTTTCCTGGTATGACAACGAGAACTCTTACGTAAGCCAGATGGTTCGCACAATCAAATATTTCAGCGAGCTGGCATAA
- a CDS encoding histidinol-phosphatase HisJ family protein, translating to MSILADCHLHSSFSADSDAPMESMIERGLQLGLTEMCFTEHMDHGMLDNGVSFEVDTEAYRRGFLDLKEKYRGKIELLFGVELGLEAQYADFLNAYSRAWDFDFIIGSSHTVAGKDPYFADFYEGRTEEEAYRAYFETIPKNLSAFSNVDTYGHLDYVVRYGPNKNRQYSYEKYKDVLDAALQALIEHGVGLEINSAGYKQGLGTANPCMDIIKAYRRMGGEIVTVGSDAHAPEWIAGQFESVRGLLLECGFRYYAVFRERKPHFLRL from the coding sequence ATGAGTATTCTGGCGGACTGTCATCTGCACAGCAGTTTCTCCGCGGATTCTGACGCGCCGATGGAGAGCATGATAGAAAGAGGGCTGCAGCTTGGTCTGACAGAAATGTGCTTTACGGAGCATATGGACCACGGGATGCTGGACAACGGCGTTTCTTTTGAGGTGGATACGGAGGCGTACCGGAGGGGCTTTCTGGACCTGAAGGAAAAATACCGTGGAAAAATTGAGCTGCTTTTTGGCGTTGAGCTGGGGCTGGAGGCGCAGTATGCTGATTTTTTAAACGCATATTCCAGGGCATGGGACTTTGATTTTATCATCGGTTCCTCTCACACAGTGGCGGGCAAAGACCCGTATTTTGCGGACTTTTACGAAGGACGCACGGAGGAAGAGGCGTACCGGGCGTATTTTGAGACGATTCCGAAGAATCTTTCTGCGTTCTCCAATGTGGATACCTACGGGCATCTGGATTACGTGGTGCGCTACGGCCCGAATAAAAACAGACAGTATTCCTATGAAAAATATAAGGATGTACTGGATGCGGCGCTGCAGGCGCTCATTGAGCACGGCGTCGGGCTGGAGATTAATTCCGCGGGCTATAAGCAGGGGCTTGGAACAGCGAATCCGTGCATGGATATTATAAAGGCATACCGCCGGATGGGTGGCGAGATCGTCACCGTCGGCTCGGATGCGCACGCGCCGGAGTGGATCGCCGGGCAGTTTGAGAGCGTCCGCGGGCTGCTTCTGGAGTGCGGTTTCCGTTATTACGCCGTCTTTCGCGAAAGGAAACCACATTTTTTGCGATTATGA
- the mnmA gene encoding tRNA 2-thiouridine(34) synthase MnmA — protein MKKKVVVGMSGGVDSSVAAWLLKEQGYDVVGVTMQIWQDEEEQTQEENGGCCGLSAVEDARRVAQTLEIPYYVMNFKAEFKEKVMDYFAQEYLCGRTPNPCIACNRYVKWEALLQRSLAIGADYIATGHYARIRQLPGGRYTICRSATAAKDQTYALYNLTQEQLAHTLMPVGEYTKEEIRGIAEKIGLRVANKPDSQEICFVPDDDYASFIEEYTGREMPAGNFVTADGTVLGQHRGITHYTIGQRRGLQLPMGHRVFVTDIRPETNEVVIGENEELFKRRLLANKLNFMSVPEIDGDTRVTAKIRYNHRGAPATIRMAGPDMVECIFDEPQRAMTPGQAVVFYDGENVLGGGTIL, from the coding sequence ATGAAGAAAAAAGTGGTTGTGGGAATGTCGGGCGGTGTCGATTCCTCAGTGGCGGCGTGGCTCTTAAAGGAACAGGGCTATGACGTGGTCGGCGTGACGATGCAGATATGGCAGGATGAGGAAGAGCAGACGCAGGAGGAAAACGGCGGCTGCTGCGGCCTGAGCGCCGTGGAGGATGCAAGGCGCGTGGCGCAGACACTGGAAATTCCGTATTATGTGATGAATTTCAAGGCGGAATTTAAAGAAAAGGTAATGGATTATTTTGCACAGGAATATCTGTGCGGGCGGACGCCGAATCCCTGCATCGCCTGCAACCGCTATGTGAAGTGGGAGGCGCTCCTGCAGAGAAGCCTTGCCATCGGCGCGGATTACATCGCAACAGGACATTACGCGCGCATCCGGCAGCTTCCGGGCGGGCGGTATACCATCTGCCGTTCGGCGACCGCCGCGAAGGATCAGACCTATGCGCTTTACAATCTGACGCAGGAGCAGCTCGCGCATACGCTGATGCCGGTGGGAGAGTACACAAAAGAAGAAATCCGCGGCATTGCGGAAAAAATCGGGCTGCGTGTGGCGAACAAGCCGGACAGCCAGGAAATCTGCTTTGTGCCGGACGACGACTACGCTTCCTTTATTGAAGAATATACTGGCAGAGAGATGCCCGCCGGCAATTTTGTGACGGCGGACGGCACGGTGCTCGGACAGCACCGCGGCATCACACATTATACCATCGGACAGCGGAGAGGACTGCAGCTTCCGATGGGGCACCGCGTGTTTGTGACGGACATCCGTCCGGAGACAAACGAGGTGGTGATCGGAGAGAACGAGGAGCTTTTTAAGCGGCGTCTTCTTGCGAATAAATTAAACTTCATGTCGGTGCCGGAAATTGACGGCGATACGCGCGTGACGGCGAAAATCCGCTACAATCACAGAGGGGCGCCGGCAACCATCCGCATGGCGGGACCGGACATGGTGGAATGTATTTTTGACGAGCCGCAGCGGGCGATGACGCCGGGACAGGCGGTGGTCTTTTACGATGGCGAAAACGTGCTGGGAGGAGGAACCATTTTATGA
- the nifU gene encoding Fe-S cluster assembly scaffold protein NifU: MYSEKVMDHFQHPRNMGEIEDASGVGTVGNAKCGDIMRMYLDIDDDGIIQDVKFKTFGCGAAVATSSMATELVKGKNIQEALQVTNKAVMEALDGLPPVKVHCSLLAEEAIHAALWDYAEKHGIKIEGLKKPKSDIHEGEEDEEEEY; encoded by the coding sequence ATGTACAGTGAGAAAGTAATGGATCATTTCCAGCATCCCAGAAATATGGGTGAAATAGAGGACGCCAGCGGCGTGGGAACCGTGGGCAATGCAAAATGCGGCGATATCATGCGCATGTATCTGGATATTGACGACGACGGCATTATCCAGGATGTAAAGTTTAAAACGTTCGGATGCGGCGCTGCTGTGGCGACCAGCAGCATGGCAACCGAGCTTGTAAAGGGCAAAAATATCCAGGAGGCGCTGCAGGTGACGAACAAGGCGGTCATGGAGGCACTGGACGGGCTTCCGCCGGTGAAGGTACACTGTTCCCTGCTTGCGGAGGAGGCTATCCACGCGGCGCTCTGGGATTATGCGGAGAAGCACGGCATCAAAATTGAAGGTTTAAAGAAGCCGAAGTCCGATATCCACGAGGGCGAAGAGGACGAGGAAGAAGAATACTAA
- the nifS gene encoding cysteine desulfurase NifS → MKKVIYLDNAATTRTAPEVVDAMLPYFTEYYGNASTIYELGGSSKKAMNEARETIAGILGAQENEIYFTAGGSESDNWALKATAEAYRAKGNHIITSKIEHHAVLHTCEYLEKNGFEVTYVDVDENGKIKLGELEKAIRPTTILISVMFANNEIGTIQPIREIGEIAHKHGILFHTDAVQAFGQLPINVDEYHIDMLSASGHKLNGPKGIGFLYIRKGVKIRSFIHGGAQERKRRAGTENIPGIVGFGVAAKRAAETMQERTAKEIALRDHLIDRVLKEVPYTRLNGDRTDRLPNNANFSFQFIEGESMLIMLDMEGICGSSGSACTSGSLDPSHVLLAIGLPHEIAHGSLRLTLSEETTLEDIDFVVDTIKGIVGRLRDMSPLYEDFVKKQAAK, encoded by the coding sequence ATGAAAAAAGTCATTTATCTGGATAATGCGGCGACCACGAGAACGGCGCCGGAGGTGGTAGACGCCATGCTTCCGTACTTCACGGAATATTATGGAAATGCATCTACCATATACGAACTGGGCGGGAGCAGCAAAAAAGCCATGAACGAGGCGCGGGAGACCATTGCCGGCATTCTGGGCGCGCAGGAAAACGAAATCTATTTCACAGCGGGCGGCTCGGAATCGGATAACTGGGCGCTGAAGGCGACGGCAGAAGCGTACCGCGCGAAAGGAAACCACATCATCACATCGAAGATTGAGCATCACGCGGTGCTGCACACCTGCGAATATCTGGAGAAAAACGGATTCGAGGTTACTTATGTGGATGTGGATGAAAACGGAAAAATCAAGCTGGGCGAGCTGGAAAAAGCCATCCGTCCGACCACGATTCTGATTTCCGTGATGTTTGCAAATAACGAAATCGGAACCATACAGCCAATCAGGGAAATCGGTGAGATTGCCCATAAGCACGGCATCCTGTTCCACACCGACGCGGTGCAGGCGTTCGGACAGCTTCCGATTAATGTTGACGAGTATCATATTGATATGTTAAGCGCAAGCGGACACAAGCTGAACGGTCCCAAGGGCATCGGTTTCCTTTACATCCGCAAGGGTGTGAAAATCCGTTCCTTTATCCACGGCGGGGCACAGGAGCGCAAGCGCCGTGCGGGCACGGAAAATATTCCGGGCATCGTGGGATTTGGCGTTGCGGCAAAGCGCGCGGCGGAGACGATGCAGGAGCGGACCGCAAAGGAAATCGCGCTGCGCGACCACTTGATTGACCGCGTGCTGAAGGAGGTTCCGTACACGCGTCTGAACGGGGACCGCACTGACCGCCTTCCGAATAACGCGAATTTCAGCTTTCAGTTTATCGAGGGAGAATCGATGCTGATCATGCTGGACATGGAGGGCATCTGCGGCTCCAGCGGTTCCGCGTGCACCTCAGGAAGTCTGGATCCGTCGCATGTGCTGCTTGCCATCGGGCTGCCGCACGAGATTGCGCACGGCTCCCTGCGTCTGACCTTAAGCGAGGAGACGACGCTGGAGGATATTGATTTTGTAGTAGATACGATTAAAGGAATCGTCGGGCGGCTGCGCGATATGTCTCCGCTCTACGAGGATTTTGTAAAAAAACAGGCGGCAAAATAA
- a CDS encoding RrF2 family transcriptional regulator: protein MKLSTKGRYGLRALIDLAVYCGEEAVPISSVAARQGISESYLEQLFAKLRKAGLIISERGAQGGYRLAKPAEEISVGDILRALEGNLDAVECPGLKEEAGCENADFCVTKYVWQRINESITEAVDEIRLDQLVRESREAQDKSGYTAVKCEN from the coding sequence GTGAAGCTTTCCACAAAGGGCAGATACGGGCTGCGCGCACTGATTGACCTGGCGGTATACTGCGGGGAGGAAGCGGTTCCCATCAGCAGCGTGGCGGCGCGGCAGGGCATTTCGGAGAGTTACCTGGAGCAGCTTTTTGCAAAGCTCAGGAAAGCCGGGCTGATTATCAGCGAGCGCGGGGCGCAGGGCGGTTACCGGCTTGCAAAGCCGGCAGAGGAAATTTCTGTGGGAGATATCCTGCGGGCGCTGGAGGGTAATCTGGATGCCGTGGAGTGTCCGGGACTAAAAGAGGAAGCCGGATGCGAGAACGCAGACTTCTGCGTAACAAAATATGTGTGGCAGAGGATAAACGAAAGCATAACAGAAGCGGTAGATGAAATAAGACTGGACCAGCTGGTCAGAGAGAGCAGAGAGGCACAGGACAAAAGCGGCTATACTGCCGTAAAATGTGAGAATTGA
- a CDS encoding polysaccharide biosynthesis protein, whose product MLQKHTVLKGAALLTAAGIAGRIIGFFYRIFLSRTIGAEGLGIYQLIFPLYALSFSLTVSGIQTAISRFVSAKTASGDHGGARRIFHTGMALSIALSLCVSFLLLRFHALLAEEFVKEPRTSNLLRLLAYAVPFGSIHACINGYYYGLKQAKIPAISEILEHLVRLGSVVLLCSIFTEKGIAITPAVAVYSMILEEFFAALFSATALTIHFAAQPPLPPPVHSTAHYAGELLLVSVPLTLNRVLVNVLQSIEALLIPLQLRLSGLEASVSLSVYGVLTGMALPLVLFPSALTSSLCTMLLPVISEAQAAGKLSAITAAIRKLCLSCLALGICCFLGFFFLGDFAGNLLFHNELAGSFIRAFAWICPLMYLNPALFAILNGLGKTSQVLVHNLTGVAIRIDFIVFAIPAFGISGYFAGMLVNQLVTFLLAVHSIRKALAQAA is encoded by the coding sequence ATGCTGCAGAAACACACTGTTCTGAAGGGCGCCGCCCTGCTGACCGCCGCCGGCATCGCCGGGCGGATCATCGGTTTTTTTTATAGAATATTCCTCTCCCGCACGATCGGTGCAGAGGGGCTTGGAATTTACCAGCTTATTTTTCCGCTCTATGCGCTCTCTTTTTCCCTCACCGTATCCGGTATCCAGACCGCTATCTCGCGGTTTGTCTCCGCCAAAACCGCCTCCGGGGACCACGGCGGCGCCCGCAGGATTTTTCACACCGGTATGGCGCTCTCCATCGCCCTGTCCCTGTGCGTGTCCTTCCTGCTGCTGCGTTTTCACGCCCTGCTGGCGGAAGAGTTTGTGAAGGAGCCGCGCACCTCCAATCTGCTGCGTCTGCTTGCCTACGCCGTTCCCTTCGGCTCCATACACGCCTGCATCAACGGCTATTATTATGGTCTGAAGCAGGCAAAAATCCCCGCTATATCGGAAATTCTGGAGCATCTGGTGCGCCTTGGCAGCGTCGTGCTGCTCTGCAGTATCTTCACGGAGAAGGGCATCGCCATCACTCCTGCCGTCGCCGTCTACAGTATGATTCTGGAGGAATTTTTCGCCGCGCTTTTTTCTGCGACGGCGCTGACCATCCATTTTGCCGCACAGCCGCCGCTGCCGCCCCCGGTGCACTCCACCGCGCATTACGCGGGCGAACTTCTGCTGGTCTCCGTGCCGCTTACGCTGAACCGCGTGCTTGTCAATGTCCTGCAGAGCATCGAGGCGCTGCTTATCCCGCTGCAGCTCCGCCTGTCCGGTCTGGAGGCGTCCGTTTCTCTGAGTGTTTACGGCGTGCTCACCGGCATGGCGCTGCCGCTGGTTCTGTTTCCGTCCGCGCTGACCTCCTCCCTCTGCACGATGCTGCTCCCGGTTATCTCGGAGGCGCAGGCGGCCGGAAAACTCTCCGCCATCACCGCCGCCATCCGCAAGCTCTGCCTCTCCTGCCTCGCGCTCGGCATCTGCTGCTTTCTGGGGTTCTTTTTTCTGGGTGATTTTGCCGGGAACCTGCTCTTCCACAACGAGCTCGCCGGCTCCTTCATCCGGGCGTTCGCCTGGATTTGTCCGCTGATGTACCTGAATCCCGCGCTTTTCGCTATTCTGAACGGGCTCGGAAAAACCTCGCAGGTGCTCGTGCACAACCTCACCGGCGTCGCCATCCGCATCGACTTCATTGTCTTTGCGATTCCCGCCTTCGGAATCAGCGGCTACTTCGCCGGAATGCTGGTCAACCAGCTCGTCACCTTTCTGCTGGCGGTGCACAGCATCCGCAAAGCACTTGCGCAGGCGGCATAG
- a CDS encoding spore coat protein: protein MDEKTMVSDTLAGINGELVRYGEMIPQTENKELKQTLKQIRNQCEMSQEEIYQIARSKQYYVPAAKATAEEIAHVKSILTMG from the coding sequence ATGGATGAGAAAACAATGGTATCAGATACCCTTGCAGGTATCAACGGCGAGCTGGTACGCTACGGAGAAATGATCCCGCAGACGGAAAATAAGGAGCTGAAGCAGACGCTGAAACAGATTCGCAATCAGTGTGAAATGTCCCAGGAGGAAATCTACCAGATTGCGAGAAGCAAGCAGTATTATGTTCCGGCGGCGAAAGCGACCGCGGAAGAAATCGCGCATGTAAAATCCATTCTGACGATGGGCTGA
- the glgA gene encoding glycogen synthase GlgA, translated as MKKVLFVASEGVPFIKTGGLADVVGSLPKYLNKEEFDVRVILPKYLCMREDLKERLNYVSHFYMDLGWRSQYVGILETVYDGIQFYFIDNEYYFAGMKPYGNIYEDIEKFAFFSKAALSALPVIGFQPDIVHCHDWQTGLIPVFLKDKFHEGEFFKNMKSIMTIHNLKFQGVWDMNTVKNITGLPDYYFTPDKLEAYGDANYLKGGLVYADALTTVSPTYAEEIKTPFYGENLDGLMKARAHDLRGIVNGIDYEEYNPETDTMITANYNVRNFRKEKIKNKIALQKELGLAENEKTFMIGIVSRLTDQKGFDLINYMMEEMCQQDWQIVVLGTGEERYENMFRHYAWKYPDKVSANIYYCEAMSHKVYASCDAFLMPSLFEPCGLSQLMSLRYGTLPIVRETGGLKDTVEPYNEYEGTGTGFSFRNYNAHEMYNTIRYAHSVYVDKRREWNRLIDRAMAADFSWKKSADQYAELYNWL; from the coding sequence ATGAAGAAGGTACTTTTTGTGGCATCGGAGGGTGTGCCGTTTATCAAAACCGGCGGACTGGCGGACGTAGTGGGTTCGCTGCCCAAATATCTCAATAAGGAAGAATTTGATGTGCGGGTGATTCTTCCGAAATATCTTTGTATGCGCGAGGACTTAAAGGAGCGTCTGAATTACGTATCGCATTTTTATATGGACCTCGGCTGGAGAAGCCAGTATGTGGGCATTCTGGAAACGGTGTACGACGGCATCCAGTTTTATTTCATCGACAACGAATATTATTTTGCCGGGATGAAGCCGTACGGCAATATTTATGAGGACATTGAGAAATTTGCGTTTTTCTCGAAGGCGGCGCTTTCCGCGCTTCCGGTCATCGGCTTCCAGCCGGATATCGTGCACTGCCATGACTGGCAGACCGGTCTGATTCCGGTATTTTTAAAGGACAAATTCCATGAGGGTGAATTCTTTAAAAATATGAAGTCGATTATGACGATTCACAATCTGAAATTCCAGGGCGTGTGGGATATGAACACCGTGAAAAACATCACGGGGCTGCCGGATTATTATTTTACGCCGGACAAGCTGGAAGCATACGGGGACGCCAATTATCTGAAGGGCGGTCTGGTGTACGCGGACGCGCTCACGACGGTAAGCCCGACATACGCGGAGGAAATCAAAACACCGTTTTACGGGGAAAATCTGGACGGGCTGATGAAGGCGCGCGCCCATGATTTGCGCGGTATTGTGAACGGCATCGATTATGAGGAGTATAATCCGGAAACAGATACCATGATTACGGCAAACTATAATGTGCGTAATTTCCGCAAGGAAAAAATCAAAAATAAGATTGCGCTGCAGAAGGAGCTGGGACTGGCTGAGAATGAAAAGACGTTTATGATTGGCATCGTTTCCCGGCTGACGGATCAGAAGGGCTTTGACCTCATCAATTACATGATGGAGGAAATGTGCCAGCAGGACTGGCAGATCGTCGTGCTCGGCACTGGCGAAGAGCGGTATGAAAATATGTTCCGTCATTACGCATGGAAATATCCGGACAAGGTATCGGCAAATATTTACTACTGCGAGGCTATGTCACACAAAGTGTACGCCTCCTGCGATGCTTTCCTTATGCCGTCGCTTTTCGAGCCGTGCGGTCTGAGCCAGCTTATGAGCCTGCGCTACGGCACGCTTCCGATCGTGCGCGAGACGGGTGGTCTGAAGGATACGGTGGAGCCTTACAATGAGTACGAAGGCACCGGCACCGGCTTCAGCTTCCGCAATTACAATGCGCACGAAATGTATAATACCATCCGCTACGCGCATTCCGTGTATGTGGATAAGAGACGCGAGTGGAACCGGCTGATTGACCGCGCGATGGCTGCGGACTTCTCCTGGAAGAAATCGGCGGACCAGTACGCGGAGCTGTACAACTGGCTGTAA